One genomic segment of Rhizobium gallicum bv. gallicum R602sp includes these proteins:
- a CDS encoding TIGR02300 family protein has protein sequence MAKAELGTKRTDPETGKKFYDLNRDPIVSPYTGKSYPLSFFQETSAAAAEVAEEDEVQEVDTENTEVELVSLEDADEGASGDDIPDIGDDDVEIEGDDDDTFLEADEDDEDDDMSDIIGVTGDEDEV, from the coding sequence GTGGCGAAAGCGGAACTTGGAACCAAGCGTACCGATCCGGAAACCGGCAAGAAGTTCTACGATCTGAACCGGGATCCGATTGTTTCTCCTTATACCGGAAAGTCCTACCCATTGTCCTTCTTCCAGGAAACCTCGGCCGCAGCAGCCGAGGTCGCCGAAGAAGACGAGGTTCAGGAAGTCGATACCGAAAACACCGAAGTCGAACTCGTATCGCTGGAAGACGCCGATGAAGGCGCATCCGGCGATGATATCCCGGATATCGGCGATGACGACGTCGAAATCGAAGGCGATGACGACGATACCTTCCTCGAAGCCGACGAAGACGATGAAGATGACGACATGAGCGACATCATCGGCGTCACCGGTGACGAAGACGAAGTCTGA